In Marinicauda algicola, one DNA window encodes the following:
- a CDS encoding M13 family metallopeptidase, which translates to MRRLLLTTTILSLAGTAAFAQDADPRFGTFGFDTSGMNSEIDPGDDFYRYANGTWLETTEIPADRSNFGMFTALSIEADEQVEAIIEEAAADAARPGSNAQLVGDLFKSWMDAETINARGLAPARPYLDEIASVETHDAAADLFATVHYVAPWSAGVLPDPADTTRYTVFVSQSGLGMPDRDYYLSQEERFAEFRAAYLDYIARIFELAGIEDGAAKAQAILDFETAIAEAHWTQERQRDIQQIYNMMTPDEIAELAPGLDMIDGFERLGLGGLDAYLVATPSAIGQSAEIFRNTDLDTVKAWMSFHFLSDRASWLGDAFDQASFDFFSTTLNGIEEQRPRSERGAELIGNALGHAVGQIYVERHFPPSSKAQMEGLVSNLLTAFEDRLNNLDWMDEATREQALLKLSTFEPRIGYPEKWDEYDGLEIAADDYFGNRMRMNEFFWAEQLEDLAGPVDRREWSWPPQIVNASYNPLLNQITFPAGILQAPFFDPAADPAINYGAIGAVIGHEIGHGFDDQGRRFDHEGRIRDWWTEETNARFEEKAAEFGEQYARYCPIEGQCVNPNLTMGENIGDLGGMEMAYSAWRDFADANYENGEAPVIDGFTGDQRFFLAWAQVWRRLYREDNLRQRLITDPHSPSEYRTNGIVRNMDAWYAAFDVEEGDALYLPPEARVSIW; encoded by the coding sequence ATGAGACGCCTGCTGCTCACCACCACCATACTCAGCCTCGCCGGCACCGCGGCGTTCGCCCAGGATGCCGATCCGCGCTTCGGCACGTTCGGCTTCGATACTTCGGGCATGAATTCCGAGATCGATCCCGGCGACGACTTCTACCGCTATGCCAACGGCACGTGGCTCGAGACCACCGAGATCCCGGCCGACCGCTCCAATTTCGGCATGTTCACCGCGCTCTCCATCGAGGCCGACGAACAGGTCGAGGCGATCATCGAGGAAGCCGCTGCCGACGCGGCCCGGCCCGGCTCCAACGCACAGCTCGTCGGAGACCTGTTCAAGAGCTGGATGGATGCCGAGACGATCAATGCGCGCGGCCTCGCGCCGGCCCGGCCCTATCTCGACGAGATCGCCTCGGTCGAGACCCACGACGCGGCGGCCGACCTGTTCGCCACGGTCCATTACGTCGCGCCCTGGTCGGCGGGTGTCCTGCCGGACCCGGCCGACACGACGCGCTACACCGTCTTCGTGAGCCAGTCCGGCCTCGGCATGCCGGACCGCGACTATTACCTGAGCCAGGAGGAGCGCTTCGCCGAGTTCCGCGCCGCCTATCTCGACTATATCGCGCGCATTTTCGAACTCGCCGGCATCGAGGACGGCGCCGCGAAGGCGCAGGCGATCCTCGACTTCGAGACCGCGATCGCCGAGGCGCACTGGACCCAGGAGCGCCAGCGCGACATCCAGCAGATCTACAACATGATGACCCCGGACGAGATTGCCGAGCTCGCCCCCGGCCTCGACATGATCGACGGCTTCGAGCGCCTCGGCCTGGGCGGGCTGGACGCATATCTCGTCGCCACCCCCTCCGCGATCGGGCAAAGCGCGGAGATCTTCCGCAATACCGATCTCGACACGGTCAAGGCGTGGATGAGCTTCCACTTCCTGTCCGACCGGGCATCCTGGCTCGGCGACGCCTTCGACCAGGCGAGCTTCGACTTCTTCTCGACGACACTGAACGGCATCGAGGAGCAGCGCCCGCGCAGCGAACGCGGCGCGGAGCTGATCGGCAACGCGCTCGGTCACGCGGTCGGCCAGATCTATGTCGAGCGCCATTTCCCGCCCTCGTCCAAGGCCCAGATGGAGGGGCTGGTCTCCAATCTCCTCACGGCGTTCGAGGACCGGCTGAACAATCTCGACTGGATGGACGAGGCGACGCGCGAGCAGGCCCTGCTGAAGCTCTCCACCTTCGAGCCGCGCATCGGCTATCCGGAGAAGTGGGACGAGTATGACGGGCTGGAGATCGCGGCCGACGACTATTTCGGCAACCGGATGCGGATGAACGAGTTCTTCTGGGCCGAGCAGCTGGAAGACCTCGCCGGCCCGGTGGACCGGCGCGAATGGAGCTGGCCGCCTCAGATCGTCAATGCCAGCTACAACCCGTTGCTGAACCAGATCACCTTCCCGGCCGGCATCCTGCAGGCGCCGTTCTTCGATCCGGCCGCCGACCCGGCGATCAATTACGGCGCCATCGGCGCGGTGATCGGCCACGAGATCGGCCACGGCTTCGACGACCAGGGCCGGCGCTTCGACCATGAAGGCCGCATCCGGGACTGGTGGACCGAAGAGACCAATGCCCGCTTCGAGGAGAAGGCGGCCGAGTTCGGCGAGCAGTACGCCCGGTACTGCCCGATCGAAGGCCAGTGCGTGAACCCGAACCTCACCATGGGCGAGAATATCGGCGATCTCGGGGGCATGGAGATGGCCTACTCGGCCTGGCGCGACTTTGCCGACGCCAATTACGAGAACGGCGAGGCGCCGGTGATCGACGGCTTCACCGGCGATCAGCGCTTCTTCCTGGCCTGGGCCCAGGTCTGGCGGCGCCTCTACCGCGAGGACAATCTGCGCCAGCGCCTGATCACCGACCCGCACAGCCCGAGCGAATACCGCACGAACGGCATCGTGCGGAACATGGATGCCTGGTACGCCGCCTTCGACGTGGAGGAAGGCGATGCGCTCTACCTGCCGCCGGAAGCGCGAGTCTCCATCTGGTAG
- a CDS encoding M13 family metallopeptidase, which yields MRHLLLSGAALIALAACGAPEPGNGTAGGTEQAATETAAAEPRFGTFGFDTAGMNAEIAPGDDFNRYANGGWLASTEIPADRSSYGMFTLLSLEAEDQVEAIITEAQAAAGEPGSNTQLVGDLYQSWMNADAIEAAGLEPVRPFLEEIAAIETLADAAALFNSVHHQSPYGFAVWADPANPDVNALRLFQGGLGMPNRDYYLSEDARFVEYRDAYRDYIVTIHELAGIEDAEAKADAILALETRIAEAHWTRERSREVTETYNPMSVADLAALAPSFHFEEGMDALGLDVEEVIVIQPSAIEATSQIFAETDIATIRDYMAFHFINDRTDWLPSAFDEASFDFFGRTLRGQEEQRPRNKRGVNLVGGALGHAVGQIYVERHFPPSSKAQMEGLVDNLITAFRGRLETLEWMDEETRTEALEKLSTFEPRIGYPEIWDEYDGLEISADDYFGNRIRMAEWAWNEQLEDLAEPVDPREWSWPPQIVNASYNPLQNQITFPAGILQAPFFDPDADPAINYGAIGAVIGHEIGHGFDDQGRRYDAEGRLRDWWTAETNERFIERSDGLVAQYNEFCPFEELCVNGRLALGENIGDLGGMQMAYTAYRNYVEANYEGGEAPVIDGFTGDQRFFLAWAQVWRIMYRDDALRAQLVNGPHSPGMYRINGVVRNIDAWYDAFGVTEEHALYIAPEDRVSIW from the coding sequence ATGAGACATCTCTTGCTGAGCGGTGCCGCGCTCATCGCATTGGCCGCCTGCGGCGCGCCCGAGCCGGGCAACGGCACGGCTGGGGGAACCGAGCAGGCCGCCACCGAGACCGCCGCCGCCGAGCCGCGGTTCGGCACGTTCGGCTTCGACACTGCCGGGATGAACGCCGAGATCGCGCCGGGCGACGATTTCAACCGGTATGCCAATGGCGGTTGGCTGGCGTCGACCGAGATCCCGGCCGACCGCTCGAGCTATGGCATGTTCACCCTGCTCTCGCTCGAGGCAGAGGACCAGGTCGAGGCGATCATCACCGAGGCCCAGGCCGCGGCCGGCGAACCCGGTTCGAATACCCAGCTGGTGGGCGATCTGTACCAGAGCTGGATGAATGCCGACGCGATCGAGGCGGCCGGCCTAGAACCGGTCCGTCCCTTCCTCGAGGAGATCGCTGCCATCGAGACGCTCGCGGACGCCGCGGCGCTGTTCAACTCGGTCCACCATCAGAGCCCGTACGGCTTCGCGGTCTGGGCCGACCCGGCCAATCCGGACGTCAACGCGCTGCGCCTGTTCCAGGGCGGGCTCGGCATGCCGAACCGCGACTACTACCTCTCCGAGGACGCGCGCTTCGTCGAGTATCGCGACGCCTATCGCGACTATATCGTCACGATCCACGAACTCGCCGGCATCGAAGACGCCGAGGCCAAGGCCGACGCCATCCTCGCGCTGGAGACCCGCATCGCGGAAGCCCACTGGACACGCGAACGCTCGCGCGAGGTGACCGAGACCTACAATCCGATGAGCGTCGCCGATCTCGCCGCCCTGGCGCCGAGCTTCCATTTCGAGGAAGGCATGGACGCGCTGGGCCTCGATGTCGAGGAGGTCATCGTCATCCAGCCGAGCGCGATCGAGGCGACCTCGCAGATCTTCGCCGAGACCGACATCGCGACGATCCGCGACTACATGGCCTTCCACTTCATCAACGACCGGACCGACTGGCTGCCATCCGCCTTCGACGAGGCGAGCTTCGACTTCTTCGGGCGCACGCTGCGCGGCCAGGAAGAGCAGCGCCCGCGCAACAAGCGCGGCGTGAACCTGGTCGGCGGCGCGCTCGGCCACGCGGTCGGGCAGATCTATGTCGAGCGCCACTTCCCGCCGAGCTCGAAGGCGCAGATGGAAGGCCTGGTCGACAATCTCATCACCGCCTTCCGCGGCCGGCTCGAGACGCTGGAATGGATGGACGAGGAGACCCGGACCGAGGCGCTCGAGAAGCTCTCCACCTTCGAGCCGCGCATCGGCTACCCGGAGATCTGGGACGAGTATGACGGGCTGGAGATCTCGGCCGACGACTATTTCGGCAACCGCATCCGGATGGCCGAGTGGGCCTGGAACGAGCAGCTGGAAGACCTCGCCGAGCCGGTCGACCCGCGCGAGTGGAGCTGGCCGCCGCAGATCGTCAATGCGAGCTACAACCCGCTGCAGAACCAGATCACCTTCCCGGCCGGCATCCTGCAGGCGCCCTTCTTCGATCCCGACGCCGACCCGGCGATCAACTACGGCGCCATCGGCGCGGTGATCGGCCACGAGATCGGCCACGGCTTCGACGACCAGGGCCGGCGCTACGACGCCGAGGGCCGCCTGCGCGACTGGTGGACGGCCGAGACCAACGAGCGCTTCATCGAGCGCTCCGACGGGCTCGTCGCGCAGTACAACGAGTTCTGCCCGTTCGAGGAGCTGTGCGTGAACGGCCGCCTCGCGCTGGGCGAAAATATCGGCGATCTCGGCGGCATGCAGATGGCCTACACGGCCTATCGCAACTATGTCGAGGCCAATTACGAAGGCGGCGAAGCGCCGGTCATCGACGGCTTCACCGGCGACCAGCGCTTCTTCCTGGCCTGGGCCCAGGTCTGGCGGATCATGTACCGCGACGACGCCTTGCGCGCGCAGCTGGTCAACGGTCCCCACTCGCCGGGCATGTACCGGATCAACGGCGTCGTTCGAAACATCGACGCCTGGTACGACGCGTTCGGCGTGACCGAGGAGCACGCGCTCTACATCGCGCCGGAGGACCGGGTCTCGATCTGGTAG
- a CDS encoding serine hydrolase domain-containing protein has product MKTIALSAALLALAPGVALAQNAPSETWRADAARLLDEAYPADGPGAAVIVTHGGETVFAAGQGLADLETGREITPDTVFRLGSITKQFAAALILQLAEEGALSLDDTVSDHLPDFPEPGASATVRQLLNHTVGIQSYTNIPGWMVEENTNRPYTTDEMIAVFADLPAPSAPGEAWAYNNSGYVLVGAVIEAVTGKPWHEAVAERFAEPLGLDTLRYGEEEDEIAAMAEGYTRGEDGVRPAQRIHMSVPHAAGALVGSVEDVAAWSHALHGGEIIGEVSYAQMIAPTELPGGEVVDYGFGIAPTEVRGRDAVGHGGGIFGFSTDSIYVPEADLFVAVFANSDSPQTGPGVMMRRLAGLALGDPYPSFEAADIPAEAFEAMFGVYTIEGEAGTRQFFARDGQLYTLRSGGSRSEVFPADGDRFFYGPDSLTWFRIERAGDGAHVMLMHQSGAVEAERAVRTGPVPDEPETVDVAWETLERYLGQYALGGAVVTIAPGEDGSLTTQLTGQPALPIRALSETEFSVEGVDARIVFTLEDGRVPALTIHQAGREMRAEHME; this is encoded by the coding sequence ATGAAGACGATCGCCCTGTCCGCCGCCCTGCTGGCTCTGGCCCCGGGCGTGGCCCTCGCCCAGAACGCACCGTCCGAGACCTGGCGGGCCGATGCCGCCCGCCTCCTCGACGAGGCCTATCCGGCCGACGGCCCCGGTGCGGCGGTGATCGTCACGCACGGCGGAGAGACCGTTTTCGCCGCTGGCCAGGGCCTTGCCGATCTGGAGACCGGCCGCGAGATCACGCCGGACACCGTCTTCCGGCTCGGCTCGATCACCAAGCAGTTCGCCGCTGCCCTCATCCTGCAACTCGCCGAGGAAGGGGCCCTCTCACTGGACGACACGGTGTCGGATCATCTGCCGGACTTCCCCGAGCCCGGCGCGAGCGCCACGGTGCGTCAGCTTCTGAACCACACGGTGGGCATCCAGTCCTACACGAACATTCCCGGCTGGATGGTGGAGGAGAACACCAACCGTCCCTACACGACCGACGAGATGATCGCCGTCTTCGCCGACCTGCCCGCCCCGTCCGCGCCCGGCGAGGCCTGGGCCTACAACAACTCGGGCTATGTCCTCGTCGGCGCCGTGATCGAGGCGGTGACCGGAAAGCCCTGGCATGAGGCGGTGGCGGAGCGCTTCGCCGAACCGCTCGGTCTCGACACCCTGCGCTATGGCGAGGAAGAAGACGAGATCGCCGCGATGGCCGAGGGGTACACCCGGGGCGAGGACGGCGTCCGGCCCGCGCAGAGGATCCACATGAGCGTGCCCCATGCCGCCGGCGCGCTCGTCGGCTCGGTCGAGGACGTCGCCGCCTGGTCGCACGCCCTGCACGGGGGCGAGATCATCGGCGAGGTGAGCTATGCGCAAATGATCGCGCCGACCGAGCTTCCCGGCGGCGAGGTGGTCGATTACGGCTTCGGCATCGCGCCGACCGAAGTCCGCGGGCGCGACGCGGTCGGCCATGGCGGCGGGATATTCGGCTTCAGCACCGACAGCATCTACGTGCCCGAGGCCGATCTCTTCGTCGCCGTCTTCGCCAATTCCGACAGCCCGCAGACCGGACCGGGCGTGATGATGCGCCGGCTGGCCGGTCTTGCCCTGGGCGACCCCTATCCGAGCTTCGAGGCGGCCGACATCCCGGCGGAAGCCTTCGAGGCCATGTTCGGCGTCTACACGATCGAGGGCGAGGCGGGCACGCGGCAGTTCTTCGCGCGCGATGGCCAGCTCTACACGCTGCGCTCGGGCGGATCGCGCAGCGAGGTTTTCCCGGCCGACGGCGACCGCTTCTTCTACGGACCCGACAGCCTGACCTGGTTCCGGATCGAACGGGCCGGGGACGGCGCCCACGTCATGCTGATGCATCAGAGCGGCGCGGTCGAGGCCGAGCGGGCGGTGCGTACCGGACCGGTCCCGGACGAACCCGAAACGGTCGATGTCGCCTGGGAGACGCTGGAGCGCTATCTCGGCCAGTATGCGCTCGGCGGCGCGGTCGTCACGATCGCCCCCGGCGAGGATGGCAGCCTGACCACGCAGCTGACCGGCCAGCCCGCCCTGCCCATCCGGGCCCTGAGCGAGACCGAGTTCAGCGTCGAGGGGGTGGACGCGCGCATTGTCTTCACGCTCGAGGACGGAAGGGTTCCGGCGCTGACCATCCACCAGGCCGGGCGGGAGATGCGCGCCGAGCACATGGAATAG
- a CDS encoding metallophosphoesterase family protein, producing MTKIMHIADLHFGREDERLVEALAEKEQELRPDVVVASGDLTTFGRRREFAAARELFDRFDAPVVASPGNHDVPYANMFSRLVSPWRRFRRRMGDTITGSYADDDVAIESLETSRGAQWRLDWSLGKARPDQAREIAGRLESNSPQGQLKVVVCHHPLVAPGGMTGRAKTRFGEEAADIFIRGGAHLVLTGHMHQVFALSERHGDHVCWFVSASTAFSIRTRDEPAGFNLLTAEEDHFVMDIYVANEEGGFKQYERRHLTRKEAEIVPEHPGEPGI from the coding sequence ATGACGAAGATCATGCATATCGCCGACCTGCATTTCGGCCGGGAGGACGAGCGTCTCGTCGAGGCGCTGGCCGAGAAGGAGCAGGAACTCAGGCCCGATGTCGTCGTCGCCTCCGGCGACCTGACGACCTTCGGGCGCCGGCGCGAGTTCGCGGCCGCGCGCGAGCTGTTCGACCGCTTCGACGCGCCGGTGGTCGCCTCGCCGGGCAATCACGACGTGCCCTACGCCAACATGTTCTCGCGCCTGGTCTCGCCCTGGCGGCGATTCCGGCGGCGCATGGGCGACACGATCACCGGCAGCTATGCCGACGACGACGTCGCGATCGAGAGCCTGGAGACCAGCCGGGGCGCGCAATGGCGCCTCGACTGGTCGCTGGGCAAGGCCCGGCCCGACCAGGCGCGCGAGATCGCCGGGCGGCTCGAGAGCAACTCGCCGCAGGGCCAGCTCAAGGTCGTGGTGTGCCACCATCCGCTGGTCGCGCCCGGCGGCATGACCGGACGGGCCAAGACCCGGTTCGGCGAGGAGGCGGCCGACATCTTCATCAGGGGCGGGGCCCATCTCGTCCTGACGGGGCACATGCACCAGGTCTTCGCCCTGTCCGAGCGCCATGGCGACCACGTGTGCTGGTTCGTTTCGGCCTCGACGGCCTTCTCCATCCGCACCCGCGACGAGCCGGCGGGCTTCAACCTCCTCACCGCGGAGGAAGACCATTTCGTCATGGATATCTATGTCGCGAACGAGGAAGGCGGGTTCAAGCAGTACGAACGCCGCCACCTCACCCGCAAGGAAGCCGAGATCGTCCCCGAGCATCCCGGCGAGCCTGGGATCTGA
- a CDS encoding diacylglycerol/lipid kinase family protein, with product MTTSMVLLINPGAGSVPAQPEAGFIARLKDAAGWVDTIEVRTIDGEFEETVLHSCRERPDYLAIAGGDGTARAVCETLAKRGLSCRVIPLPLGTANFLPRRLYGDRDAYSVLRQAGGYDEVRLHAGEVDGKLFFVSASVGFLTRFAEARETVRSDGLLRSFGKTVRQVRAGFESLFSTRLSLYADGEDRRYTKSRAVLLAPGGVTTMFGADRSEPGKAKLEVVAADPRHVREAAALGVRALMAQWRDHPRIDARWVGRLKVEGRDRLAVMLDGEPFHMDSPAEFTLKPEAVCFLTANG from the coding sequence ATGACGACATCCATGGTCTTGCTGATAAATCCGGGGGCGGGATCGGTGCCGGCGCAGCCGGAGGCCGGATTCATCGCGCGCCTGAAGGACGCCGCGGGCTGGGTCGACACGATCGAGGTGCGCACGATCGACGGCGAGTTCGAGGAGACGGTCCTGCATTCCTGCCGCGAGCGGCCGGACTATCTCGCCATCGCCGGCGGGGACGGCACGGCCCGCGCCGTGTGCGAGACGCTGGCCAAGCGGGGCCTGTCCTGCCGCGTGATCCCCTTGCCGCTGGGCACCGCCAACTTCCTGCCGCGCCGGCTCTACGGCGATCGCGACGCCTACAGCGTGCTGCGCCAGGCGGGCGGATATGACGAGGTGCGCCTGCATGCCGGCGAGGTCGATGGAAAGCTGTTCTTCGTCTCCGCCTCGGTCGGCTTCCTGACCCGCTTCGCCGAGGCGCGCGAGACGGTTCGCTCGGACGGGCTCCTGCGCAGTTTCGGCAAGACCGTTCGCCAGGTCCGGGCCGGCTTCGAGTCGCTCTTCTCGACGCGGCTGAGCCTCTACGCGGACGGCGAGGATCGGCGCTACACGAAGAGCCGCGCCGTGCTGCTGGCGCCGGGCGGGGTGACGACCATGTTCGGCGCCGATCGCTCCGAGCCCGGCAAGGCCAAGCTCGAGGTGGTCGCGGCCGATCCGCGCCATGTGCGTGAAGCCGCCGCCCTCGGCGTGCGCGCCCTGATGGCGCAGTGGCGCGACCATCCGCGCATCGACGCGCGCTGGGTCGGGCGCTTGAAGGTGGAGGGGCGCGACCGCCTCGCCGTCATGCTCGACGGCGAACCCTTCCACATGGACTCGCCGGCCGAATTCACCCTGAAACCGGAAGCCGTGTGTTTCCTCACCGCGAACGGATGA
- a CDS encoding alkaline phosphatase — protein MTLRLLLSAAAGLALAACAGSPIDLRRDAESPYGPTPPRAAEAYEAVEHTGTGAQWRNMAQAELAERINRPLNSGRAKNVIVFIADGMSLTTITAARIYDGQSRGLSGEEHYLPFERWGNTATIKTYSENAQVPDSAATASAIHTGVKTHSGAISVYARQTLEACGPDAELPATLLEMAEARGLSTGIVSSARLTHATPATAFAHVPSRGWETDAALPPEAVAAGCRDIARQFAEFAHGDGIEVTLAGGRAAFLPEAAGGLRTDGRDLTAEWEAAGGDYVATREELTAALQGEAPILGLFASSHLPYELDRPQGEPSLTELTEAAISRLSGDEDGFYLLVEAGRVDHAHHGTNAARALADAQEFAQAIERASEMVDLSETLILVTADHGHVFSIAGYPRRGNPILGLVHPAAPDLSDDPTPPETARDGRPYTTLGYYTGPHQRPASGVLTQEQVLDPDYQQESAVPMGSETHSGEDVIAYATGPQAHLVSGVMEQHTLFHIIAYAYGWE, from the coding sequence ATGACGCTCCGCCTCCTCCTCTCCGCCGCCGCCGGCCTTGCCCTTGCCGCCTGCGCGGGCAGCCCGATCGATCTGCGCCGCGACGCGGAGAGCCCCTACGGGCCGACGCCGCCCCGCGCAGCCGAGGCCTATGAAGCCGTCGAGCACACCGGCACCGGAGCGCAGTGGCGCAACATGGCCCAGGCCGAACTCGCCGAGCGGATCAACCGCCCGCTCAATTCCGGCCGGGCGAAGAACGTCATCGTCTTCATCGCCGACGGGATGAGCCTGACCACGATCACCGCGGCGCGCATCTATGACGGCCAGAGCCGGGGCCTCTCCGGAGAGGAGCACTACCTGCCCTTCGAGCGCTGGGGGAACACGGCCACGATCAAGACCTATTCCGAGAACGCGCAGGTTCCCGACAGCGCGGCGACGGCGAGCGCGATCCATACCGGTGTGAAGACCCATTCCGGCGCGATCTCGGTCTATGCCCGCCAGACGCTGGAGGCCTGCGGGCCGGACGCCGAGCTGCCCGCGACGCTGCTGGAAATGGCCGAGGCGCGCGGCCTGTCGACCGGCATCGTGTCGAGCGCGCGCCTGACCCATGCCACGCCCGCGACGGCCTTTGCCCACGTGCCGAGCCGGGGCTGGGAGACCGACGCCGCCCTGCCGCCCGAGGCGGTAGCCGCGGGCTGCCGCGACATCGCGCGCCAGTTCGCCGAGTTCGCCCATGGCGACGGGATCGAGGTCACGCTCGCCGGCGGGCGCGCCGCCTTCCTGCCCGAAGCGGCCGGCGGCCTGCGCACCGACGGGCGCGACCTCACCGCGGAATGGGAAGCCGCGGGCGGGGACTATGTCGCCACGCGCGAGGAACTCACCGCGGCCCTCCAGGGCGAGGCGCCCATCCTGGGGCTGTTCGCCAGCTCCCACCTGCCCTACGAGCTCGACCGGCCGCAGGGCGAGCCCTCGCTGACCGAGCTGACGGAAGCCGCGATCTCGCGCCTGTCCGGCGACGAGGACGGCTTCTACCTGCTGGTCGAGGCGGGCCGCGTCGATCATGCCCATCACGGCACCAACGCGGCGCGCGCCCTCGCCGACGCGCAGGAGTTCGCACAGGCCATCGAACGCGCGAGCGAGATGGTCGACCTCTCCGAGACGCTGATCCTGGTGACGGCCGATCACGGCCATGTCTTCTCGATCGCCGGCTATCCGCGCCGCGGCAACCCGATCCTGGGCCTGGTCCACCCGGCCGCGCCCGACCTCTCCGACGACCCGACCCCGCCGGAAACCGCGCGGGACGGCCGGCCCTACACCACGCTCGGCTACTACACCGGCCCGCACCAGCGCCCGGCGAGCGGCGTGCTGACCCAGGAGCAGGTGCTCGATCCGGACTACCAGCAGGAGAGCGCCGTGCCGATGGGCTCGGAAACCCATTCGGGCGAGGACGTCATCGCCTACGCAACCGGCCCGCAGGCCCATCTCGTCTCCGGCGTGATGGAACAGCACACGCTGTTCCACATCATCGCCTACGCCTATGGGTGGGAGTAG
- the lpdA gene encoding dihydrolipoyl dehydrogenase has translation MAKSKTCQVLVVGGGPGGYPAAIRAGQLGLDTIIVDKSGLGGTCLNRGCIPSKAFIHAATKYEEMRHHAARAEMGISLASEPKLDMAGLVDWKDSIVGKLTKGVGQLLKAAKVEHIDGWATFKNAKTCTVETAEGEIEITAQNVILATGSKETELPFMKFGGNVIGSTQALELRELPEKLVVIGGGYIGLELGIAYRKLGSQVSVVEALDTILPLYDKELVRPVQMWLKKNKVDLHLKSKAKGVREENGKTVLEFEDEKGQTQSLEADKILVAVGRKPVTEGWGLETMGLDMNGPFVKVDDRCATPMRGVYAIGDLVGEPLLAHKATAQGELVAEVIAGHRRRFDPNGIAAVCFTEPEIVGVGLSPDEAKARGESVKVGKFPMAASGRALSMEGGADGGFVRITARESDDVILGIHAVGKHVSELSGEFALAIEMGARLEDIAGTIHVHPTLTECTAEAALAALGHPIHISA, from the coding sequence ATGGCCAAGTCGAAGACATGTCAGGTTCTCGTCGTCGGCGGCGGGCCGGGCGGCTACCCGGCCGCGATCCGCGCGGGACAGCTGGGCCTCGACACGATCATCGTCGACAAGTCGGGGCTCGGGGGCACATGCCTCAATCGCGGCTGCATCCCGTCCAAAGCCTTCATCCACGCCGCGACGAAGTACGAGGAGATGCGCCATCACGCGGCCAGGGCCGAGATGGGCATCTCGCTGGCGAGCGAGCCCAAGCTCGACATGGCCGGGCTGGTGGATTGGAAGGACTCCATCGTCGGCAAGCTCACCAAGGGCGTCGGCCAGCTGCTGAAGGCGGCCAAGGTCGAGCACATCGACGGCTGGGCCACCTTCAAGAATGCCAAGACCTGCACGGTCGAAACCGCCGAGGGCGAGATCGAGATCACGGCGCAGAACGTGATCCTCGCCACCGGCTCGAAGGAGACCGAGCTGCCCTTCATGAAGTTCGGCGGCAATGTCATCGGCTCCACGCAGGCGCTGGAGCTCAGGGAGCTGCCTGAAAAGCTCGTCGTCATCGGCGGGGGCTATATCGGGCTCGAGCTTGGCATCGCCTACCGCAAGCTCGGCTCGCAGGTCTCTGTCGTCGAGGCGCTCGACACCATCCTGCCGCTCTACGACAAGGAACTCGTGCGCCCGGTCCAGATGTGGCTGAAGAAGAACAAGGTCGACCTGCACCTGAAATCCAAGGCCAAGGGCGTGCGCGAGGAAAACGGCAAGACCGTCCTGGAATTCGAGGACGAGAAGGGGCAGACGCAGTCGCTCGAAGCCGACAAGATCCTCGTCGCGGTCGGCAGGAAGCCGGTCACCGAAGGCTGGGGCCTCGAGACCATGGGCCTCGACATGAACGGCCCCTTCGTGAAGGTCGACGACCGGTGCGCCACGCCGATGCGCGGGGTCTACGCGATCGGCGATCTCGTCGGCGAGCCGCTGCTGGCCCACAAGGCGACGGCGCAGGGCGAACTCGTCGCCGAAGTCATCGCCGGCCATCGCCGCCGCTTCGATCCCAACGGCATTGCCGCGGTCTGCTTCACCGAGCCCGAAATCGTCGGCGTCGGCCTGTCCCCGGACGAGGCGAAGGCCAGGGGCGAAAGCGTCAAGGTCGGCAAGTTCCCGATGGCGGCATCCGGCCGGGCCCTGTCGATGGAAGGCGGGGCCGATGGCGGCTTCGTGCGCATCACCGCGCGCGAGAGCGACGACGTCATCCTGGGCATCCACGCGGTCGGCAAGCACGTTTCCGAACTGTCGGGCGAGTTCGCGCTGGCCATCGAGATGGGCGCGCGTCTGGAAGACATCGCGGGCACGATCCACGTCCACCCGACGCTGACCGAGTGCACCGCGGAGGCGGCGCTGGCTGCCCTCGGCCACCCGATCCACATCTCGGCCTAG